aaatagcCTCTAAATCCTCTCTTTACAAATTTCATAATGAGTCGATCTAGATTCGGACAATTCAGTCAAAGTTCATACCAGTGAGGGTATGAGATAATTAAATGTCAAGCACTCACCGGTCGTTTTGACATTCAATGACTCCACTCTACCTGATGTAAAGGTTGCCTCTTTCCCATTATTAAATGACCAAAAAAATAATAGAGTGTACGCAAACTGAATTAAATGACAAAATATATTACTTTACATATATGGGGTACTGTATAATCACAATTGGTACAAAAGCAAGCACGTTACAGTAAAACAAATTAGTTTTGGGAAGTTTAGATGTAAGTTTTGGTAGAGAGCTTATAACCAGATAACATAGCTGACAGGGCCAAAGGAAAGAATGCTACGAAAGCCATCCCTGTGGAAGCTGCACTCTTGCTTGATGCACTGTGATTTCCTCCCACCGAATCTTCGTATTCCTTTAATGAAGAAATAGTTGGAGCTGCTGCTGATGCAGATGATATCAACAAGTACGCAACAATCTGCATGTTCAAACGCATCAACAAAACGAGAAATCATAAGAAAAATGACAATTCTAGCTAGACCATCGTCATCATGTGGCTTTGATACTGGTATTCGTATACGCAGTGAGTTTGCTCTTgttaatcatatataaataatAGAAATTAGCCCACCTGATCTCCAAAGAAATCAATAGCGCTCGAAGTGCATGCCTCAAACAGAGAATTCCCCGTCGAGATGTAGTAAATTTGACGAATATTTTGCAACAGTGTGTACACCGTGGAGATCACGCAAGCGGCCAGTATGTAACTGCAGAAGCTCCCACATAATACTAGTTAATCTTGAATCACTACGAAAACTTTCAGAAACTTGGAGGAAGAAAAGATGATAGGAGGCGACTACCTGAATTCATGGACTGCGTCGAAGCCTTCGTTACTGGCCATAATTGGGAATGAAACTATCGAGAAGACAAAAGTTGCATCCCATAATACCAAACTGCCATACTTTAATGAACCCTCAGTTGACGTCGAGGTCGCGATCGTTGCTGTTGGTTGGGCACCAGACTCCATTCTGGATAATTCAAGCTATCTAGAAATATTTAGATGGAATTCTTCTGGTATCGCAAACTAATGATTGTGCGAGTGTTAACAAGGGGTTTCAAAGATGTTTTTTATAGCATTTCTTTAGTTGACAAATAAATGGATAGTGGCTAGCTAGGGTTCATGAAAGCAACTAGCCATGATGTTAAGTTCAAACTGAACTTCTAATTAGCTGCTTAATTTGGTCAACTATAGCTTTAATCAACATTATAGCTTTAAATTTATGCGTATTTGAATGTATAATTCAATGACAAATGCAGTTTTTCTCTCTTCCAATCCAAGTAGAGAAGTAGAGatttcgaagaaaaaaaatatttttatacatgCCATTTGATACTTGACACATTTCATGCCATGGTAGTGACTGGATCCTGGAGTCTGGGTTTTATGGCCCTGCTACATGCCCCCACCCATACCCCTTCTATTTTCTTCTAACAATAAGTCTAGATTCACCGTGATTTTTTCACGGTGATATCCCCGCAAGACATAAAAAATGCTGGGTctcctaaaaaccaaaaaaactcGTCTCTTTCTTTCTGGTGGGGTCCCCGAGATTGTGAGTGTCGGTGAATTTTCGGTGGAAAATTCATGGTTTGTATAGCATCAGTGTTCTTCTAAAGCACAAATCTATTAGACTTGAATCATTTGGGACCTGCAGTGGGTCCTGGACATGCCATGCACCAGGGAGAGTGACATATCACCGAATAAGATTTGGGGGAGAATATATGGGGTATAACAAGATTCATAAGCAATACAGGATTAGGCTTAACAGGACATTAGTTCTTACTTCAGTGGATGAAAAAAGTCTAAAACATATAGCCATTACCTGTTAAAAAggattaaacaaaaaaaagacacccaaaattaaaaaccaaagaaACAGGAAGTAGTCGGACTTTAGCCGCTTTTTAAAAAGAATCATTGTTTCAATTTAACTTATTTTGAGGCTAAAATGAGAAAGAATGATAGTATCTTTTTTTTTGAATACACAATCGGTGGATATATATAATAATTTGGGGATATGATAATTGGACTATATAGGGATTTAAATCGTACATTGGAGTCACCCCATATCCATGTAATTTATGTAATTCCTAATCTGCCTTACTAATCATGTTTAGTCGTAAATCATAATCACTTATACTTAGGTGAGAGTAGAAGAAATTTTTTTGAGGTAATAGGAATTTGGTTAAAATGAGTACTCCCATCATAAAAAAGGCCGACAAAATCAATGCCGACAAATGTTATTGTCGAGTAAGCCGGTATTATTTTTCGGCATGATCTTCATTACTTCCGGCATGAGTTTCATCACTAATACAGTGTCGGCGATGTAAAAAAAAGTTCACTTCCATCATGGTTTCTTTTGAAGTAAGGTGGGGATGCTTCTGAAGCTACTGCAAAGGtttttgttgagattattagtcccacattgttggacaATCTGGAAAAAATGCACTTTTCCACTGCCCATCACAGGAGCAGTAGAGCCATTAGCaacagacacatttttatgaGAGCTGCGAATAAATGCATGAACTGACGAAGGTTCATTTGCCATATGATCTGTAGCTCCtgaatcaataatccaaatatggcGGTTGGAAACAGGCGTAGTAAGAAAGGTCAGCAGGTTACCTGAAGTATGGTTGGCCTTGCGCTCATTCTTATTACCCAACTGGTGAAAGAAATCCTTCAACTGGTCTATAGTAAAGGATGAATTATCAGCTACAGTAGCTCGAGCAAGcttatttttgtcaaaattagCTTTAAGATGAGGATAAATATCCCAACAACGATCCTTGGTGTGACCAGTTTTATTACAATGATCACAATGAAAAACTTCTCTCTTACCCTTAGCACGAGAATTCTTGTCCATGGATCTGCGTTTATCATCTCTGGAGCTCAGAAGAGCACTGGATTCAGCAGCATCCAGGTC
The nucleotide sequence above comes from Papaver somniferum cultivar HN1 unplaced genomic scaffold, ASM357369v1 unplaced-scaffold_115, whole genome shotgun sequence. Encoded proteins:
- the LOC113329136 gene encoding CASP-like protein 4B1, giving the protein MESGAQPTATIATSTSTEGSLKYGSLVLWDATFVFSIVSFPIMASNEGFDAVHEFSYILAACVISTVYTLLQNIRQIYYISTGNSLFEACTSSAIDFFGDQIVAYLLISSASAAAPTISSLKEYEDSVGGNHSASSKSAASTGMAFVAFFPLALSAMLSGYKLSTKTYI